The proteins below come from a single Arthrobacter sp. B1I2 genomic window:
- a CDS encoding helix-turn-helix domain-containing protein, producing MPVGGLLNIHCHLDELLAERGMTLTELSKRVGISLVNLSVLKNDRAKAIRFSTLTAICEVLGCRVGDLLTVEYVRPDASGSNGGPA from the coding sequence ATGCCGGTTGGTGGGCTATTGAACATCCACTGCCATTTGGATGAGTTGCTGGCGGAGCGCGGCATGACCCTGACAGAGCTAAGCAAACGCGTGGGAATCAGCCTGGTAAACCTGTCGGTACTGAAGAACGACCGCGCGAAGGCAATCCGGTTCTCCACCCTGACGGCGATCTGCGAAGTGCTCGGTTGCCGGGTCGGTGATCTGCTGACAGTCGAGTACGTTCGGCCAGACGCGTCCGGCAGCAACGGTGGTCCCGCATGA
- the selB gene encoding selenocysteine-specific translation elongation factor: MHVIATAGHVDSGKSTLVRALTGMEPDRWEEERRRGLTIDLGYAWTTLPSGQDVAFVDVPGHERFLGNMLAGIGPAPVVCFVVAADEGWQAQSSDHRDAVAALGIEHGVVVLSRADRASSQRVADVLARTRVELAGTGLRDAPAVAVSAIDGTGLADLRAALDGVLASVPHPATDGRVRLWVDRSFTITGSGTVVTGTLAAGTIIQGDRLTLLGHFGSRSVVVRGLQSRDTSYTSVGPVNRVALNLRDVSATDIRRGDALLTPDAWPTTGVLGIQRTTGVAYTEVPEQLMVHVGTASVPARLRPFGADHARLVLDRHLPLVLGDRLVLRDPGSRSVLGGARILDADPPALRRRGDGAHWAERLAGMDPSGDVLAEVAARGAVQVEHLRRLGLLSGHDAEAPSGVQVLDDWWVHAPVLEAWQHQLRSAVQALQKRDPLAPGLSMGAARGLLKLPDERLLSHVVRGAAVEQDGGHFRLPGSRGNLGAVEPAIAELERRLGAQAFHAPESDELAALGLGARELAAAERTGRLLRLRDGVVLLPSAPALAMRTLAGLEQPFTTSQARQALGTTRRVAVPLLEHLDSRGWTQRLDAGHRMVVR; the protein is encoded by the coding sequence GTGCACGTCATTGCCACCGCCGGACATGTTGATTCCGGCAAGAGCACCCTCGTCCGTGCCCTGACCGGCATGGAGCCGGACCGGTGGGAGGAAGAACGGCGCCGTGGGCTGACAATTGACCTGGGTTATGCGTGGACCACGTTGCCGTCCGGACAGGACGTTGCGTTTGTCGACGTACCGGGCCACGAGCGCTTCCTGGGCAACATGCTTGCTGGAATCGGCCCGGCGCCGGTGGTCTGTTTCGTCGTCGCGGCGGACGAAGGCTGGCAGGCGCAGTCGAGCGACCACCGGGACGCCGTGGCGGCGCTGGGCATTGAACACGGTGTGGTGGTCCTCAGCCGCGCGGACCGGGCGTCCAGCCAGCGGGTGGCGGACGTACTGGCACGGACCCGCGTGGAGTTGGCCGGGACTGGCCTCAGGGACGCCCCGGCAGTCGCCGTGTCCGCCATCGACGGCACTGGCCTGGCTGACCTGCGTGCAGCGCTCGACGGCGTCCTGGCCAGCGTGCCTCATCCCGCCACCGATGGGCGGGTCCGGTTGTGGGTGGACCGCTCGTTCACGATCACCGGTTCCGGCACGGTGGTGACCGGAACGCTGGCAGCAGGAACGATCATCCAGGGGGACCGGCTTACCTTGCTTGGTCACTTTGGTTCCCGGTCCGTCGTCGTCCGTGGCCTGCAAAGCCGCGACACCTCGTACACCTCGGTGGGGCCGGTCAACCGTGTGGCCTTGAACCTGCGTGACGTTTCCGCCACGGACATCCGGCGCGGGGATGCGCTGCTTACTCCCGATGCGTGGCCCACCACCGGCGTCCTGGGCATCCAACGGACGACCGGTGTGGCCTATACGGAGGTGCCGGAGCAGCTCATGGTGCATGTTGGCACTGCGTCGGTACCGGCCCGGCTGCGTCCCTTCGGTGCTGACCACGCCCGGCTCGTCCTCGACAGGCACCTGCCGCTCGTCCTGGGAGACCGGCTGGTGCTCCGTGACCCCGGGAGCCGCTCCGTGCTGGGCGGGGCACGCATCCTCGACGCCGATCCACCTGCTTTGCGGCGGCGCGGCGACGGCGCCCACTGGGCCGAGCGGCTTGCCGGTATGGACCCCTCAGGAGACGTCCTCGCTGAAGTAGCAGCCCGCGGGGCGGTACAGGTGGAACATCTCCGCCGGCTCGGGCTGCTGTCCGGGCACGACGCGGAGGCGCCCTCCGGCGTACAGGTCCTCGATGATTGGTGGGTGCACGCTCCTGTCCTTGAGGCATGGCAGCATCAGCTGCGCAGTGCAGTCCAGGCACTGCAGAAGCGAGATCCTTTGGCCCCGGGCCTTTCCATGGGGGCCGCCCGGGGTCTCCTGAAACTGCCTGACGAGAGGTTGCTGTCCCACGTCGTCCGCGGGGCAGCCGTGGAACAGGATGGCGGCCACTTCCGGTTGCCCGGCAGCCGGGGCAACCTTGGTGCCGTCGAGCCGGCAATTGCGGAGTTGGAGCGGAGGCTGGGCGCCCAGGCATTCCATGCCCCGGAATCCGACGAGCTGGCGGCGTTGGGCTTGGGCGCGCGGGAGCTGGCTGCCGCCGAACGCACGGGGCGCTTGCTGCGGTTGCGTGACGGGGTGGTGCTGCTGCCTTCGGCGCCGGCCCTGGCGATGCGCACCCTCGCCGGCCTGGAGCAGCCCTTCACCACAAGCCAGGCACGTCAGGCACTTGGCACAACACGCCGGGTTGCGGTTCCGCTGCTGGAACACCTGGATTCGCGCGGCTGGACCCAGCGCCTGGATGCCGGTCACCGTATGGTGGTGCGTTGA